The Candidatus Binataceae bacterium genomic sequence TGTTCCATACGACGGAAATATCGAGGATGTGCTCGCCGCGGCCGCTTTGCGTGGATAACCTGTCGCCGGTTGGGCGCGCAGGTCGCTCGTCTCCTTTCCTGCACCTGACGGCGGCTTGGGAAGCGCCACCGGTGCGGTTCGGACCCCGGCTTGTCGTTGCTGCGGCCCTCGTCGGAGGCGCGGCCGGCCACCCTCTTCCCGCGGGGGCACGACCATGACTCCTTCGTCGTGGAAGTCCCAGCGCGGCGCGATGGTCATGTGCGCGGCAATCGCGCTCGCCGTCGCGGTCCTGACCTTGCACCGGTTGGGCGCCAGCGACCTCTGCAGCGGCGATGAAGCAGTGGAGGCGGTATTCGTGCAGCAGATGGTCGAGCATCACGAGTTGCTGTTCCCCCTCGAGAACGCCAAGCAGCCGATGTACAAGCCGCCGCTGTTTCACTGGACGGCTGCTGCGTTCGACCGGCTCGGCGGTATCGGCCGGGTGACGGTGCGCGGGGTGCGCGCGGTTGCGGCAGGCTACGCGATCGCGGGAGCAATCCTTACTATGGTTGCGGCCGCCGCGCTGCTGGGCGCCGAGGGTGCGGTTTTAGCCGGGCTCGCGCTGGCGGGATCGTATCAATACATCAGCCAGGGCCGGATGGCGCGGGTCGACATGACGCTGTGCTTCTTTGAAACACTGGCGCTGTTGGTGTTCGTGTGGTGGCTTCCGGAGCGGGTGGCTACCGGGGCGCGGGAGGCGTTGGAGCGGCGGCTACGTCTGTACGTGCTCGCCGTCGTGATGGGACTGGCGGTGCTTTCCAAGGGTCCGGTCGGCGCCCTCGTGCCGGGTGCCGCCATGCTGGCTTTCATGTTGTACGAGCGGCGGTTTCGACAGCTGCCCGCGCTCCTGGAGCCGGGGCCGCTCTTGATCGGCGCGATGGTTGCCCTGAGCTGGTACGCGGCCTGCTATCTGGGCGGCCGGTTCGGATTCCTCAACCGTCAGATCGGCAGCGAGAATTTCGGACGGTTCTTCGGATCGCTTGGCGCAATGTCGCCGCTCTACTACCTCAAACCCGTCTTCCTGAATTCTGCTCCGCTAAGCCTGTTGGCTCCCATCGCGGTCGGCGCCGTATTGTGGCCGCGCAACTCCACGGCCGAGCAGGAAGTCGTCAGCGGCCTTAAGCCGGCGACCCCGGAAACTGCTCGAGCCGGCTCTGCGATGCGGCTGTTCGCGATCTTCTGGATCGTAACGGTCTTGTTCTTCAATCTCGCCGCGTATAAACGGCGCGCCTACCTGCTACCCCTGTGGCCGGCCAATGCGATTCTGATCGCGTGGTTGTTTCTCCGGATCGCGCGCTTTCCTTGGGGGGTCATTGCCAAATGGACCTACGTCGCGACCTGCGCCGGGTTGATCGTGTTCAATTTCCTCTATATTCCGCGCCGTGAGATGCGTGACTGCGCGGACAGCAGCTATCGACCCGCGGCCGAGGAAATTCTCCAAGTGGTGGGCAGCAACGATCCGCTCTACACGTTCGGCTTCGACGAAGAACTGTCGCCGCTGCTCTTTTATCTCGATCGCAACGCGCCGGCGTTGAAGGACAAGCTCGGCGATGCGCCGCCGGGCTACGTGATCCTGCCGCTTAAGGTGTGGAAGGCGCATCAGTCTGAAGCGCTCGACTTGACGCCGGTACTCACCAGCGAGCACGGCCAGCGCAAGATCGTCCTGCTGCGCCGCGGGAAAACCTACGCGCGAACCGAAAGGGCGAGGCTTGCACGGATGAAGGTGCCGCAGCGGCGCCAGCGACAGATTTCGAGGGCGCTCAGACTTGCCTGTAGCGGAAGCAGTTGGTCATGTGGTCGTTGACCATCCCGACCGCCTGCATAAACGCATAACAGATAGTGGTGCCAACGAAGCTGAAGGCGCGTTTGCGTAGGTCCTTGCTCAGCGCATCGGATTCGGCGGTCGAAGCGAGCAGGTCGCTACGCTGGCGCAGCGCGTTGCGCTTGGGCTTGCCGCCCACGAACTGCCATACGTAGGCATCGAAGCTGCCGAACTCCTCCTGCACCGCAAGGAATGCTTTCGCGTTGGCAATCGAGGAATCGATCTTCAGGCGATTGCGGACGATGCCCTCGTTGTTGAGCAGCCGGGCGATTTCGCGTTTGCCGTACTTTGCGACCTTGCGCGGGTCAAATCCGTCATAGGCGGCGCGATAGTGCTCGCGCTTGCGGAGAATCGTGTCCCAGCTAAGGCCGGCCTGCGCGCCCTCGAGAATCAGAAACTCGAACAGCTTATCGTCATCGTGGAGCGGGACACCCCACTCGCCATCGTGGTAGGCGATCTCGAGGTCATTGTTGGCCCAGAAACATCGCGTAGGGGTTTTCACGCCAAGCACAATCTAGCGGTTTGCTGAAACAAAGGCATATCGCCGCCGCCCCACCCAAAATCAGCGGAGCTGAGGGAGGTTTCACGCGTGCGTGGCGACCCCGCGCGATTCGCCCATGAGCGCCGACGCGAGCGCGGTCAGGTCGGGCTCGTCGTAGTAGTCGAGCTCGACGCGCCCGGGGCTCTTTCCCCGCTTCTTAATGATTCGGACCTTGCGCTTGAGAGCGCGCTGTAATCCCTCCACGAGTGCATTCAGATTGGGGTCATCAGGCGCAGGGCGCGGCGTGCCGGTGTTGCGCCTGCGACGTTGTTCCTGGGCCAGCGCTTCGGCGCTCCGCGCGGTCAGCCCGCGCTCGACGATGGCGCGTGCCGCGGCGATTTGTGCATCGGCGGAAGCGAGCGCGAGCAGGGGGCGCGACTGACCCACGGTCAACTTACTCTGCGCGATCAGGTCGAGTACCGGCTCGGGCAAGTCCAGCAGCCGGATCGCGTTGCTCACGTAGGGCCGACTCTTGCCGATGCGCGCCGCGATGTCGTCGTGGGTCTGACCGAAATCCTGGTTAAGGCGCTTGAGCGCACGTCCTTCTTCGACCGGATTGAGTTCCTCGCGGGCCAGGTTTTCGACCAGGGCCATCTCGAGCGCACCGCGGTCGTCGAGTTCGCGCGGCAGGACCGGCACGCGCTCCAATCCGGCCAGCCGCGCAGCGCGCAGGCGCCGCTCGCCGGCGATTAGCTGGTAGGGCTGCCGGCTCGAACCGTCGGCGCCGGTGAGCCGCACGATCAGGGGTTCGATGATGCCCTGGCTTTTGATCGCCTGGGCGAGTTCCGCGAGACCCTCCGGATCGAAGTAGGTGCGCGGCTGATACGGCCCCGGTGCAATCTCCTCCAGGCGCACCAAACTCACCTGGCTTACCGGCGGTTGTGCAAGCGTGTTTTCGATCAGCGCATCGAGCCCTCGCCCCAGCGGTCGTCGCAGCATTCCGTCTCCTCCCACCCCGCCGGTCATCCCGGCAATGCAGCCGTCCCATCGCGCGCCATTATCTCGATCGCCAAGCTCCGATATTTCTCGGCTCCCGCCGACTTGCCCTCGTATTCGAGTACTGACAGGCCGTGGCTCGGACTTTCCGACAGACGCACGCTGCGCGGAATGACGCTGGCGAAAACCTTGTCGGGAAAATGCCGTCGCACCTCACCCGCAATCTCATGTGAGAGCCGGTTGCGCGGATCAAACATGGTGAGCACCAGCCCTTCGATCTCGAGCGACGGCCTGAGCGCGTTCTTGACTTTGCGGATAGTCGCCAGCAGCGAGCTGAGGCCCTCAAGGGCATAGTACTCACACTGCATCGGAACCAGCACCGTGTCGGCGGCCACCAGCGCATTGAGCGTGAGAATCCCGAGCGACGGTGGGGTATCGATTAGAACATAGTTATATTCTAGTACTAACGAATTCAGGAGCGTGTGCAGCCGCTGCTCGCGCCCTTCCATGGTCGCCAGCTCGATCTCGGCACCGACCAGATCGCCGCCACCGGCCGCCAAAAACAAGCCGGCCCGTACTTCGCGAACGATTTCGTGAAAGGGAACCCCAACCACCAGTGCATCGTAGACCGTCTTTGAATGGACGGCGCGCTGTTCCCCGTTCCTAACGATCGTTAGGCCCGAGGTGGCGTTGCCCTGCGGATCGAGATCGATGAGGAGAACCCGGCGCCCCGCCGCCGCCAGCGCGACCGCGAGATTGACCGCGGTAGTAGTCTTACCGACGCCGCCCTTCTGATTGGCTATTGCGATGACCCGCCCCACACCAACCAACACCTCATCAGCGTCTCTGGGAAGACGCGTACGTTTCACGTGAAACGCTGCTAACCCTTGATATTAAACTCCGCGCGAGGACAGAAATCAAAGTGGTGCGGAGATTTCTGTACACAGACTGCAAAATTTAATTAACCGGTCTCGGAGGAAGGAACGCGGGAGGGACGACGGCGCCCTCGCCTAAAGGGATTTGCGTTGGACGGTCACTAGAGAGCGGCGCACTGCTTTGGCTCCACGACGCAGGACATAGTCGTGCCGCGCCAGGTAGCACGGTCCCGCAGTGAGAACGCGGTCCACGCTTACCATCTGCTCGCGACCGAGCCAAAGGATCGCACACCCGTGCGGGCCTAACGCCCGCGCGATGATCTCGAGGCCGGCCTCCCCGACGGCCCGCGCGGTGATTGCGTCGAATCCGGCGTCGACCGTTTTGGCGGACAGACGGCTTGCCGTTACCTTTACGTTGGTGAGGCCCATCGCGGCCGCCGCTATCGAAAGGAACGTTGCACGCTTGCGCCGAGCCTCGGCCAGGGTAAACTCGCCCGCCAAGGCCGCCGCCAAGATCAGTCCCGGAAAGCCCGCTCCACTGCCGAGATCGAGCACTCGCGCCCCGTCGCACAAGGGGCTGGGGCAGAGATTCAGAGTAAGCGGCGCGAGGCTGTCGACGACGTGGAATGCGACCTCGGCCGGATCCTCGGGATGAGCCGTCAGATTAGTCCGAGCCCCCCAGAGATGCAGCGCGTTTGCAAATTGTTCCATGCGGTCGAGGAAGTCGGTGCCAAGACCGCTTTGCGCGACCTCAGGAGAGTGCTCCAGGATCTGACGTACCTGCGCGGAGAAAGGACTGGACGGCTCGCGACGTTTCACGTGAAACGTGACAGGCGCCGGCAACTCAATCGGCGGTGGCTCGCGCGCCCGCTTTGATATGGACCGCCAAGATCGATACCGCAGCCGGTGTAATTCCGGGCATACGGGCGGCTTGGCCGAGCGAGTGAGGTCGGGATGCTGACAGGCGTTCACGAACCTCGGTAGATAGTCCGCGTACAAGATGAAAATCTACCCAGTCGGGAATGGTTGTCTCCTCCAGGCGCCGAAACCGCGCGATCGCTTCGCCCTGGCGCTGCACATAGCCGTGGTATTTGATATCGATTTCCAGCTCCGCCGCCTCATCGACATCGAGCGGCTCTGTAAGAGACGTCATCTGAAGTACGTCACCATAGGACAACTCCGGACGCTTCAGCATCTCGAGCGCCCGCATGGATTGAGAAATCGATGACGACTCGCGCTCGGCCAGCTGGGCGTTCACGGTTTCGCTCGCGGGAATCAGCGTGGCGCGCAGACGCGCGATTTCGGCAGCAACCCGGGTTGTCTTGCTTCGAACTCGTTCGCCGGCTCGGGCATCGAGCAAACCAAGTCGTTCGCCAATCGGCGCAAGCCGGCGGTCGGCGTTGTCCTCGCGCAGAATGAGCCGATATTCCGCCCGCGAGGTGAACATCCGGTACGGCTCGCCGCCGATTCCTCGTGTGACCAGGTCGTCGATCATCACGCCGATGTATGCCTCATCGCGGCGTAGAATCAACGCGGGTTCGCTCCGCACCTGAAGAGCGGCGTTGATGCCGGCGATCAAACCCTGCGCGCCCGCCTCCTCATAGCCTGTGGTTCCGTTTAGCTGACCTGCGAAGAAGAGCCCGCGAACCAGGCGAGTTTCCAGACTCGGAAGGAGCTGCGTCGGGTCCGAAAAATCGTATTCAATCGCATAGCCAGGCCGCATGATCTCTGCCCGCTCGAGTCCCTGGATGGACCGCACCATCGCGACTTGGACGTCGAGCGGCAGACTCGTTGAGAGTCCGTTGGGGTAAACCTCAACGGTGTCGCGCCCTTCCGGTTCAAGGAAAATCTGATGGCTCGCTTTGTCGCTAAAGCGCATCACTTTGTCTTCCACGGAGGGACAGTATCGCGGTCCGCGGCTTTGAATCACCCCGGAATAGATGGGCGAGCGATCGATGCCGCCGCGAATGATCTCATGGGTACGTTGGTTGGTATGTGTGAGATGACACGGTATCTGGGACTGTGAGATTTGTTTGGTGCGAAACGAAAACGCGGGCGGCGGTTCGTCACCCTTCTGCACTTCCAGTTCGCTGTAGTCGATGGTTCGCGAATCAAGGCGTGGGCAGGTCCCGGTCTTGAGTCGCCCGATGCGAAAGCCTAGTTTCGTTAAATCTTCGCTTAGACCCATGGCGGCGAAGTCACCCGCGCGGCCCGCCGCATAGTTCTTGAGCCCGATATGGACCAGACCCTTAAGAAATGTTCCGGTCGTCAGGATCACGGTCCGCGCTTCGAAAATTTCCCCGATTTGGGTTTCAACCCCGCAGACGCACCCGTTCTCGACGATGACGCGCTCGACGCTGCCCTGACGCATCGCCAGGTTCCCGGTAGTCTCAAGCACGCGCTTGCTGCGCGAACGATATGCAGCCTTGTCGGCCTGTGCCCGGCGAGCGCGAACCGCGGGCCCTTTGCGCGTGTTAAGAAACCGAAACTGAATTCCAGTCTCATCAATCGCCAGGCCCATCTCACCGCCAAGCGCATCCATCTCGCGCACCAGGTGGCCCTTGCCGATGCCCCCGATCGCGGGATTGCAGGACATCTGTCCGACGTGGTCGAGATTGAGCGTCAGCATCAGAGTCTTGGCGCCCATTCGCGCCGCGGCGAGCGAGGCCTCGATTCCGGCGTGCCCGGCGCCGACCACGATAACGTCGTACTTCATGGCTGAGAGCGAGATTATCGCGCCGGGAAAGGGTGAAGCAAAGCAGGGGAAACTTAACCACCCAAATGTCTGTAGATCCCACTTCTGCCGTCTGGGTGGCTGATCCGTTCGGGGGCGATGTATCGCTCCGACGCTCAGCTACTTTCCGATACAGAAATCGCTGAAAATCCTGTCGAGCACGTCTTCGTTGCTGACCTCGCCGGTGATCGCACCGAGCGCATCGGCGGCGGAAGCGATGTCGACCGCGACGATCTCCGGTGGCATCGCACGCAGCGCACTTTCGCGGCCGGCCTTAAGCGCGCGCAGCGCCTGCGCGAGGGCATCGCGATGGCGTCCGCGAGAAATCGCAATCTCGCTTTCGGCGCCCGGACCCGCCAGCGCATCGATGGTGCTCGCAAGCTCCTGGCGGAGCCGCTCCAAACCATCGGCGGTGAGCGCGGACATTGCCAGCGTCGGCATCGAGAGGCCGGCCGCGTGTAATGCTGAAATACTGAAGAGCACCGGCAGGTCGCTTTTGTTCAGCACCGCTACGCCGCAGCGATGGTCACATAACGCGACGATTGCAGCATCGTCGCAATCAAGCGCGCGCGACGAATCGAACACCGCGATCAGCAGGTCGGCTTCCGCGACCGATCGGCGAGTGCGTTCGATTCCGAGCCGCTCCACCTCGTCGCCGCCTTCGCGCAGGCCGGCGGTGTCGAGAATGGTAAGCGGCATGGGCCCCAGCTGGATGGTGTCTTCGATCACGTCGCGGGTGGTGCCGGGAATCTCGGTCACAATCGCCCGATCGGTGCCGAGGAGAAGATTGAGCAGGCTCGACTTGCCGACATTGGGCTTACCG encodes the following:
- a CDS encoding glycosyltransferase family 39 protein, whose amino-acid sequence is MTPSSWKSQRGAMVMCAAIALAVAVLTLHRLGASDLCSGDEAVEAVFVQQMVEHHELLFPLENAKQPMYKPPLFHWTAAAFDRLGGIGRVTVRGVRAVAAGYAIAGAILTMVAAAALLGAEGAVLAGLALAGSYQYISQGRMARVDMTLCFFETLALLVFVWWLPERVATGAREALERRLRLYVLAVVMGLAVLSKGPVGALVPGAAMLAFMLYERRFRQLPALLEPGPLLIGAMVALSWYAACYLGGRFGFLNRQIGSENFGRFFGSLGAMSPLYYLKPVFLNSAPLSLLAPIAVGAVLWPRNSTAEQEVVSGLKPATPETARAGSAMRLFAIFWIVTVLFFNLAAYKRRAYLLPLWPANAILIAWLFLRIARFPWGVIAKWTYVATCAGLIVFNFLYIPRREMRDCADSSYRPAAEEILQVVGSNDPLYTFGFDEELSPLLFYLDRNAPALKDKLGDAPPGYVILPLKVWKAHQSEALDLTPVLTSEHGQRKIVLLRRGKTYARTERARLARMKVPQRRQRQISRALRLACSGSSWSCGR
- a CDS encoding DNA-3-methyladenine glycosylase I, encoding MKTPTRCFWANNDLEIAYHDGEWGVPLHDDDKLFEFLILEGAQAGLSWDTILRKREHYRAAYDGFDPRKVAKYGKREIARLLNNEGIVRNRLKIDSSIANAKAFLAVQEEFGSFDAYVWQFVGGKPKRNALRQRSDLLASTAESDALSKDLRKRAFSFVGTTICYAFMQAVGMVNDHMTNCFRYRQV
- a CDS encoding ParB/RepB/Spo0J family partition protein; translation: MLRRPLGRGLDALIENTLAQPPVSQVSLVRLEEIAPGPYQPRTYFDPEGLAELAQAIKSQGIIEPLIVRLTGADGSSRQPYQLIAGERRLRAARLAGLERVPVLPRELDDRGALEMALVENLAREELNPVEEGRALKRLNQDFGQTHDDIAARIGKSRPYVSNAIRLLDLPEPVLDLIAQSKLTVGQSRPLLALASADAQIAAARAIVERGLTARSAEALAQEQRRRRNTGTPRPAPDDPNLNALVEGLQRALKRKVRIIKKRGKSPGRVELDYYDEPDLTALASALMGESRGVATHA
- a CDS encoding AAA family ATPase, translated to MKRTRLPRDADEVLVGVGRVIAIANQKGGVGKTTTAVNLAVALAAAGRRVLLIDLDPQGNATSGLTIVRNGEQRAVHSKTVYDALVVGVPFHEIVREVRAGLFLAAGGGDLVGAEIELATMEGREQRLHTLLNSLVLEYNYVLIDTPPSLGILTLNALVAADTVLVPMQCEYYALEGLSSLLATIRKVKNALRPSLEIEGLVLTMFDPRNRLSHEIAGEVRRHFPDKVFASVIPRSVRLSESPSHGLSVLEYEGKSAGAEKYRSLAIEIMARDGTAALPG
- a CDS encoding RsmG family class I SAM-dependent methyltransferase, which gives rise to MKRREPSSPFSAQVRQILEHSPEVAQSGLGTDFLDRMEQFANALHLWGARTNLTAHPEDPAEVAFHVVDSLAPLTLNLCPSPLCDGARVLDLGSGAGFPGLILAAALAGEFTLAEARRKRATFLSIAAAAMGLTNVKVTASRLSAKTVDAGFDAITARAVGEAGLEIIARALGPHGCAILWLGREQMVSVDRVLTAGPCYLARHDYVLRRGAKAVRRSLVTVQRKSL
- the mnmG gene encoding tRNA uridine-5-carboxymethylaminomethyl(34) synthesis enzyme MnmG encodes the protein MKYDVIVVGAGHAGIEASLAAARMGAKTLMLTLNLDHVGQMSCNPAIGGIGKGHLVREMDALGGEMGLAIDETGIQFRFLNTRKGPAVRARRAQADKAAYRSRSKRVLETTGNLAMRQGSVERVIVENGCVCGVETQIGEIFEARTVILTTGTFLKGLVHIGLKNYAAGRAGDFAAMGLSEDLTKLGFRIGRLKTGTCPRLDSRTIDYSELEVQKGDEPPPAFSFRTKQISQSQIPCHLTHTNQRTHEIIRGGIDRSPIYSGVIQSRGPRYCPSVEDKVMRFSDKASHQIFLEPEGRDTVEVYPNGLSTSLPLDVQVAMVRSIQGLERAEIMRPGYAIEYDFSDPTQLLPSLETRLVRGLFFAGQLNGTTGYEEAGAQGLIAGINAALQVRSEPALILRRDEAYIGVMIDDLVTRGIGGEPYRMFTSRAEYRLILREDNADRRLAPIGERLGLLDARAGERVRSKTTRVAAEIARLRATLIPASETVNAQLAERESSSISQSMRALEMLKRPELSYGDVLQMTSLTEPLDVDEAAELEIDIKYHGYVQRQGEAIARFRRLEETTIPDWVDFHLVRGLSTEVRERLSASRPHSLGQAARMPGITPAAVSILAVHIKAGARATAD
- the mnmE gene encoding tRNA uridine-5-carboxymethylaminomethyl(34) synthesis GTPase MnmE, which encodes MAVKQPGMYIRDTIVAPATAPGAGAVAIIRLSGPLALAILRAIWKPSHHAALKPRRVYFGHVIDPDSGALLDRALAFFMHAPASLTGEDVAELQIHGGPFLVRRIVSLVVSRGARLAEPGEFTRRGFLNGRMDLTEAEAVDDLVNARGEAGLRQALALLSGALAQKVRGLREKVVGIRAHLEAEIDFSDEDIRLPSRRQLAGEIEQIIGDVAILHDSFARGRLARDGARAAIIGKPNVGKSSLLNLLLGTDRAIVTEIPGTTRDVIEDTIQLGPMPLTILDTAGLREGGDEVERLGIERTRRSVAEADLLIAVFDSSRALDCDDAAIVALCDHRCGVAVLNKSDLPVLFSISALHAAGLSMPTLAMSALTADGLERLRQELASTIDALAGPGAESEIAISRGRHRDALAQALRALKAGRESALRAMPPEIVAVDIASAADALGAITGEVSNEDVLDRIFSDFCIGK